One Arachis hypogaea cultivar Tifrunner chromosome 18, arahy.Tifrunner.gnm2.J5K5, whole genome shotgun sequence genomic window, GAATTGTGAAGTTACTGAAAATTAACGCATTGCACCGACTTCGGTCGTGATCAGGCTACAGTAGGAGAGATTTTAAGAGGATGGTGTCTTGGGTAGGGATCCGGATGTTTCTTCTGATTGTAAAATGGATGTTTTTGTATATGATTTCTTTGTTTCATGTGTTACGCATTAGCGACTGCGTTCACTTCATTGAGATATCAATGCgttttgttcctttttttttttaaattctcttggtCCGTTTTCACGGCGGATTTAAACCGTTTAATTTTTGCAAACAACTATGTGACAATTCGTTTATTTAAAACCTTAATAAACGAGAAATGGGGAAAAGATAACAACAAAACAGGATAACTACAGGTGACAAAACAGAAAAGGGAATAGTTTATTAAGTTGTATGTAAAGAATGACACACCAAGAAACCTATCTATATATGCCTAAAAGAATTCAACAGGTGCATGAATCCGCCACCATCCGATGAATTCCACATAGTAGAATCCTCAAATCTTTTATTAAGGGACCCATGATGATCATTATCTGACGGAAGGTCAACCTCATCCTACAAGATGCACAACACAAACAGAACAACATACATTAATCAAGAACACCATTTcgtgataaaaatttaaaatatatgtcGCTTCTAACACATACCAGATGTGATTTCCTCTTCCTTTTTTGCATTGATTTCTTAATTGACTTGTCCAACTCTGCTCTAAGTCTCTTACCCTTAGGCCGTCCTTTGGTTTTGACTCTTGAGGGTCCCTGTATGTCATGTACAATCGCACCGCCTGTGCACTGTGCGGGCACGGTATTCTGAGACGCAGCAATAGTATTAGAACGCATGCTAGCACGGTAATCAGTCAGCTTGGACTTTGCATCCCAAAGGGCAGCTCGCAAGATGGCTGCTTCCTCATCACAAGCAACAAACTCCTGCGCAACGTTATAGAACTCTGAACACAGATGCCTGAACAAGTTGTTGCTTTCATCACTCCGAGCCACGTCATGGCTACCCTTGATGTAAGTGTGTTTGCGGATGACATTCTTACTACATCGAGGAAGAACATAGCAGCTCGGTATTGTGTCAACTCTGTAGTATGACCAGACCGTAAGGGTGTGGCAACACAATATACCAGCGGATTCAAACTTGTTGTACTCGCGCTGACCCTTTCGACTCAAAGGGTCAAAGTCGACCCTGAAAGTATGGTAGACAGGCTTCCCCCAGAATTCCTTCTGCTCGTCCACTGTAATAGAAATTGTATCTCCCTTTTGTTCAATTGATCGAACCACGCAATTGGTTTTTTTTTCTTACTCCAGTTGAAGAGTCCTGAACATACTACTAGTGTATTCCTGCTGAAACTGTCTCTCAATGCTCGTGCTCCCTATACATGAGATGACTCCTTTCGAGTCCGCAGCATCATCTTCCATCTCCTTTTGCTCCTTGGTTCCAAGAACATTATCGTATTCATGGACGAACTGAACCAACCCACTCTTGCAATGCAGGTATCCACCATAAAATGCGTGCATACTTTCACTACGTTGTGTACTCCTCATGCCTGCCCAAAATTCACTCTTGAAGAATATTGGAACCTACTTTCTGTCGATTCGCGTAAAGgtctgccaaaaaaaaaaaaacaaatgcatAAGAGTGCCGCTTATAAACAACATGATGACCTCACTTCTAActtattgataaaataaattaaaaaaacatccAGACACACTACGAAAAAAACATCTATTTATATACTGAAAAGAACATCCACTGTCTATAAAGGTAGAAAACTCAGCTACATATCTTAGCAAAAACATAAGAACGGAATCAAGGCGGCAAAAATAACATGAAGTGAATAAATAGGCAACTAGAAACCAACAGACGGGATTTAATTTAACAATAACCTACCTGCTAACCATCTGTTCTGGCCTAACTTAAACTGTTTGATGAAACCAGCCCAATCAGCCTCGAATGATTCAGTCAAAGGAGAATTCCACACAATGTGATTCATTATTGCATTCAGTTCTCCGTACCTAGCATATCCACCGAGCTTGAATTGTGATTTCTTCATTATGTGCCAGATGCACCATCGGTGGACAGTGTCAGGTAGGACCTTCCTAATAGCACCAGTCATCGCCTTGCACTGGTCAGTGATAATCCCCCTTGGTGCAGTCCCGACACATCTCACCCACTGCGTGAACACCCATTCAAAACTAGGGATCTCCTCGCTCCCAAGTAAAGCACAACCAAGAAGAGTAGACTTCCCATGGTGGTTTACACCTACAAAGGATGCAAACGGCAGACCATGCCTGTGAAAAGAGCAAAAACAACTATGAGGCAATAAGACAAATTTAAGAAATAACTGCTCTTGCAATTCACCAATACATATACAGACCTGTTTCTTCTGTATGTGGTGTCAAACGACACCACATCTCCGTAATATTCATACGAAACCCTgcaccttgcatctacccagagtGCGCTCCTAAATTTATTAGCATCGTCAATATCTATGGCATAAAAGAAGTTGGGATTGATCTCCTTCATTCGAACGAAATAATTCATCATCCCCTGGAAGTACTCATTGTCATCGGAGCATTGGAGATTGCGTGTGATGTAATTTCTAA contains:
- the LOC112769556 gene encoding protein FAR1-RELATED SEQUENCE 5-like, whose amino-acid sequence is MHAKCVITDNNEAGIRPNKTYLALANEVGRSANLGFLEKDIRNYITRNLQCSDDNEYFQGMMNYFVRMKEINPNFFYAIDIDDANKFRSALWVDARCRVSYEYYGDVVSFDTTYRRNRHGLPFASFVGVNHHGKSTLLGCALLGSEEIPSFEWVFTQWVRCVGTAPRGIITDQCKAMTGAIRKVLPDTVHRWCIWHIMKKSQFKLGGYARYGELNAIMNHIVWNSPLTESFEADWAGFIKQFKLGQNRWLAGMRSTQRSESMHAFYGGYLHCKSGLVQFVHEYDNVLGTKEQKEMEDDAADSKGVISCIGSTSIERQFQQEYTSMDEQKEFWGKPVYHTFRVDFDPLSRKGQREYNKFESAGILCCHTLTVWSYYRVDTIPSCYVLPRCSKNVIRKHTYIKGSHDVARSDESNNLFRHLCSEFYNVAQEFVACDEEAAILRAALWDAKSKLTDYRASMRSNTIAASQNTVPAQCTGGAIVHDIQGPSRVKTKGRPKGKRLRAELDKSIKKSMQKRKRKSHLDEVDLPSDNDHHGSLNKRFEDSTMWNSSDGGGFMHLLNSFRHI